CAGAGCATTGACAGAACTTGGTTTCTTAAAACAGCCTTCAAAAGCCTAACAAGCTATAATAATATAGGTGTGATTACCCTTAGCTGTCTTTTGAAGGTAGCAAGCATGGTTAGCTCCTTTTCAGAGTGGAGGGACTACCGAAGTCTTGGAGGACAAAGCTTTGGGAATTATTAAACACTCTGTGAGACCCATAGTGGGACTTCTTACAGACTTTGGCACAAAGGACGGTTTTGTTGGTGCTATGAAAGGAGTCATGTTGTCTATTAACCCAGAGCTTCAACTTGTGGACATAAGCCACCAAGTAGAACCCTTCAATGTGCTTGAGGGAGCGCTTTTGTTGAAAGCTCACTATAGGTACTTTCCAGAAAACACCATCTTTGTATGTGTGGTAGACCCGGGGGTAGGTTCTCAGAGAGAGCCTTTAGCACTAAGGTGCGGTAAGTACTTTTTTGTAGGTCCTCACAACGGCATCTTTGACCTTGCTTTGAAAGATATAAAAGAGAATATCTTTGCTTACAAGATAGAGAGGTTCACCCTGCCAAGAATTAACGAAACCTTTCACGGAAGGGATGTCTTTGCACCTGTAGCGGGACACATTAGCAAAGGTACACCTTTGGAAAATGTAGGTAAAAGGATAGAGTACAAGTTTTTGTTAGATTGGGAAGAGCCAAAACTTTTGGGAAATAAAGTAGTTGGGAAGATTATCTACTTTGACAAGTTTGGCAACTGTATTACCAATATCCCGTGCGGAAACTACATATACGGAGAGTTCAGAGGAAGAAAATTGGATGTTGTTTCTTACTTCCTTCAAAAGAAAGAAAAGGAACCGGCCTTTGTGTGCGGAAGCTTTGGCTACATGGAACTATTTATACCTATGGGCAATGCACAAGCTCTCTTAGAAGTCAAAAGGGGAGAAGAGGTGATTCTTTACACATCTTAACCAATTCTTAACACTTCTTAGGCAGTATATTAGAGCAAGGAGGTAGAAACATGAAGAGAATCCTTATAATCGCCGTGCTATGCACACCTTTTTTGAGTTTTGCGGGCACAAATCATCCTGCACTGGATACTTTGTTAGAACTTTTAACGGAAAAGAACATCATAACACCGGAAGAAGCCATGAAGCTTTCTGAGCAGTTTCGCAAAGATATGGACGAAAGAAACAAAGAGATAGAGAGTATGATACAAAAAGCTGTGGAGAAAAATCTAAGTAAGGAGGTAAAACCATGAAAAAGACTACTTTAGCCCTTCTGACTTTTGGTACCATAACAATAGCCATGGAAATCACGGGAGCTGGAGCTACTTTCCCTCAACCCATCTACACAAGATGGGCTGCAGAGTTTTACAAAGCTACAGGCAACAAAGTAAACTATCAAGGTATAGGTTCTGGTGGTGGTATAAGGCAGATCATAAACAGAACTGTGGATTTTGGAGCCTCTGATGCACCACTGGAGCCAGAAGAACTAAACAAGCACGGTCTTCTGCAGTTTCCAACAGTTATAGGTGCTGTAGTGATAACCTATAACGTTCCTGAACTCGGAAAGACAGTACTGAACTTAGATGCCAAAGCTGTATGTGATGTATACATGGGTAAGATAAAAAAGTGGAATGACCCATACCTAAAACAGCTTAATCCTAATGTGAATCTACCAGACAGGTCCATAGTGGTGGTTCACAGGTCCGATGGCTCTGGTACTACTTGGATATTTACCAACTGGCTTTCCAAGACTTGTCCCGAGTGGAAAGAAAAAATAGGCTATGGTACTTCTGTCAAGTGGCCTACAGGAGTAGGCGGTAAAGGTAACCCCGGTGTTACAAATTATGTCAAAAGATCTCAAGGTGGTATAGGCTATGTGGAGTACATTTATGCAAAAGAAAACAACTTGCCTATGGCAAGGATCAAAAACAGGGAAGGTGTGTTTGTAGAGCCCAGCATCAAAACGGTTCAATCAGCAGCATCATACGCTAAGTGGGACAAATCCAAACACTTTTACCAAGTGCTCACAGACCAACCCGGAAAAAATACCTATCCTATAGCGGGTGCCACCTTCATACTCCTTGCAAAGGATCAACCAGAAAGGTCTAAAAAAGCTACAACTTTCTTCAAGTGGGCTTATCAAAACGGAGACAAATATGCAGAGGAGCTACACTACATACCCATGCCCTCAAATGTGAAGAACATGATATTTGAATACTGGAAGGAACACGGTGTTGCTCCCTGATGATGTTATAATATGCAGATAGTGAGCTCCGTAAAGGACAGAGCCAACAGTATCAAGATACGCGCTGGCAGGGTAGACAAGTTTGTAAAGATTTCCCTTGGCATATGGGCCCTCTTTGTGGGCCTTTTATTTCCTCTTATCGTAATCTTTATACTTTTTAAAGAGTCCAAATTAGCCATAGACACCTTTGGACTACTAAGATTCCTACTTAATCCCAATTGGGATCCTGTAGCTGGTGACTTTGGTGGACTTACCATGGTGGTAGGCACCCTGACAAGCACCTTTCTGGCTATGCTCATAGCCGCTCCCGTTTCTTTAGGTATAGCCATATTTATAACAGAGCTTTCACCTAAGTGGCTAAAACCTATTATATCCACCGCAGTAGAGCTCTTAGCTGCAATACCCAGCATCATATACGGTATGTGGGGTTTCTTGGTACTTGCTCCAGTAATGGGTGATAAAGTAGAACCTTGGCTACAGGATAAACTGAGCCATTTACCTATAATAGGTCAGTTATTTTCTGGCATACCCACTGGGGTAGACGTGTTAACAACGAGTTTGGTGCTATCCATCATGATCATACCCTTCATGGCTTCTGTAGTAAGGGATAGCTTTAATATGGTTCCTTCCATTATGAAGGAGTCTGCGTATGGCCTTGGTGCAACCCAGTGGGAGGTTATAAGACACGTGGTCATACCTTACACGGCAAGTGGCATAGCAGGCGGCCTCATCTTAGCTACTGGTAGAGCCTTAGGTGAGACCATGGCAGTGACCTTTGTTGCTGGAAACAACCCTCAGATACCCAAGTCCTTGTTTGATTCTTTTACCACCATAACTGTAGCTCTTGCCAACCAATTTACCGAAGCGGACACAGGACTGTATTTATCCTCTCTGTACTTGCTGGCATTTATTCTCTTTTTGATCTCTTTCATTCTTCTTGCTGTTGCTAAGTATATGATATTACGCTTAGAAAAGAGGTGGAAGACATGAAGACCTACAGAAAATTTTTAAACTTCTTCATGCTCAGTCTCTCTACCTTTATGGCGGTGTACGGTATATTCTGGCTTTTTTGGATACTATACTCCTTGTTTGTTAACGGCTTTAAGTACCTAAAACCAGAGCTTATATACTTAGATCCTACACCCACAGGCGTAGAGGGAGGTGGTCTAAGACATGCGTTCGTAGGACACCTTATACTTACATCTCTTGGTACGCTTATAGGTGTTCCCATAGGTATAGCTGCAGGCATATTTTTTTCTGAGTATGCGAGACACAGCAGGCTATTTGTAATCTTCAGACAGATAACGGACATAATGGTAAGCACACCTTCTATAGTGATAGGTGCGGTGGTTTATGCCCTTTTGGTAAAGCCTCTTGGACACTTCAATGGTCTTGCCGGTGCAGTTGCTCTTGCATTGCTTATGATACCAGTCATAGCTATAACCACAGATGAGATGTTAAAGCTGGTACCTCAGCAGATGAGAGAGGCAGCATACGCCTTAGGTGCCTATCAGTGGCAGGTTATAAAGAGCGTCATTCTCAGAGCGGCTAAGGTAGGCATACTTACAGGCGTGCTACTAGGAGTAGCCAGGATATCAGGAGAGACCGCTCCCCTTCTATTTACTTCTTTTAACAACGCTTACATGAACCTGAACCTTATGAAACCTATGGCTTCCCTTACCGTTACCATGTTTGATTATGTTATGGGACCCTACCAATACTGGCACGAGCAAGCGTGGGCAGCAGCTTTTGTACTCACCATGGGTGTGCTTCTGCTTTCAATAACAGCTAAACTTGTGTTACACGGAAATCTACTAAGACCCTTAACATACATAGTTCGTTCTTTCACAAGGAGTAAAGACAAGGAGGAGTAAGTAGATGCCCGAAGTTATGACCCTTTTGAAAGAGAGGATGAAGGTAGTAAATCTGAGCTTTTATTACGGAAAAAACCAGGCTCTAAAAAACATAAACATACCCATATACGACAAAAAAATAACCGCACTAATAGGTCCGTCTGGGTGTGGGAAGACCACTTTGTTGAGGTGTTTTAATAGAATGCATGATTTGTATCCGGGAAATAGGTACGAGGGAGATATACTTCTTGATAATAAGAGCATATTTGACAGAGATGTGGATCTTATAGACCTAAGGAGTAGAGTAGGTATGGTGTTTCAAAAGCCTACCCCCTTCCCCATGTCCATATTTGATAATGTAGCTTTTGGACTGAGACTAAAAGGTATAAAAGGAAGCGAGCTAAAGGACAGAGTAGAGCAGGCCTTGAAGGATTCAGCTCTTTGGGATGAAGTAAAAGACAGGTTAAAGGAAAGTGCCTTTTCCCTATCGGGAGGACAACAGCAAAGACTGTGCATAGCAAGAGCTATAGCGGTTGAGCCTGAGGTTCTTCTCTTTGACGAGCCTACC
The DNA window shown above is from Hydrogenobacter hydrogenophilus and carries:
- the pstB gene encoding phosphate ABC transporter ATP-binding protein PstB, with amino-acid sequence MPEVMTLLKERMKVVNLSFYYGKNQALKNINIPIYDKKITALIGPSGCGKTTLLRCFNRMHDLYPGNRYEGDILLDNKSIFDRDVDLIDLRSRVGMVFQKPTPFPMSIFDNVAFGLRLKGIKGSELKDRVEQALKDSALWDEVKDRLKESAFSLSGGQQQRLCIARAIAVEPEVLLFDEPTSALDPISTAKIEELIVELKKRITIVIVTHNMQQAARISDYTGFMYLGELIEFNYTEKIFTKPDKKLTEDYITGRFG
- the pstA gene encoding phosphate ABC transporter permease PstA, with translation MKTYRKFLNFFMLSLSTFMAVYGIFWLFWILYSLFVNGFKYLKPELIYLDPTPTGVEGGGLRHAFVGHLILTSLGTLIGVPIGIAAGIFFSEYARHSRLFVIFRQITDIMVSTPSIVIGAVVYALLVKPLGHFNGLAGAVALALLMIPVIAITTDEMLKLVPQQMREAAYALGAYQWQVIKSVILRAAKVGILTGVLLGVARISGETAPLLFTSFNNAYMNLNLMKPMASLTVTMFDYVMGPYQYWHEQAWAAAFVLTMGVLLLSITAKLVLHGNLLRPLTYIVRSFTRSKDKEE
- the pstC gene encoding phosphate ABC transporter permease subunit PstC; protein product: MQIVSSVKDRANSIKIRAGRVDKFVKISLGIWALFVGLLFPLIVIFILFKESKLAIDTFGLLRFLLNPNWDPVAGDFGGLTMVVGTLTSTFLAMLIAAPVSLGIAIFITELSPKWLKPIISTAVELLAAIPSIIYGMWGFLVLAPVMGDKVEPWLQDKLSHLPIIGQLFSGIPTGVDVLTTSLVLSIMIIPFMASVVRDSFNMVPSIMKESAYGLGATQWEVIRHVVIPYTASGIAGGLILATGRALGETMAVTFVAGNNPQIPKSLFDSFTTITVALANQFTEADTGLYLSSLYLLAFILFLISFILLAVAKYMILRLEKRWKT
- the pstS gene encoding phosphate ABC transporter substrate-binding protein PstS, whose protein sequence is MKKTTLALLTFGTITIAMEITGAGATFPQPIYTRWAAEFYKATGNKVNYQGIGSGGGIRQIINRTVDFGASDAPLEPEELNKHGLLQFPTVIGAVVITYNVPELGKTVLNLDAKAVCDVYMGKIKKWNDPYLKQLNPNVNLPDRSIVVVHRSDGSGTTWIFTNWLSKTCPEWKEKIGYGTSVKWPTGVGGKGNPGVTNYVKRSQGGIGYVEYIYAKENNLPMARIKNREGVFVEPSIKTVQSAASYAKWDKSKHFYQVLTDQPGKNTYPIAGATFILLAKDQPERSKKATTFFKWAYQNGDKYAEELHYIPMPSNVKNMIFEYWKEHGVAP
- a CDS encoding SAM hydrolase/SAM-dependent halogenase family protein; protein product: MEDKALGIIKHSVRPIVGLLTDFGTKDGFVGAMKGVMLSINPELQLVDISHQVEPFNVLEGALLLKAHYRYFPENTIFVCVVDPGVGSQREPLALRCGKYFFVGPHNGIFDLALKDIKENIFAYKIERFTLPRINETFHGRDVFAPVAGHISKGTPLENVGKRIEYKFLLDWEEPKLLGNKVVGKIIYFDKFGNCITNIPCGNYIYGEFRGRKLDVVSYFLQKKEKEPAFVCGSFGYMELFIPMGNAQALLEVKRGEEVILYTS